A stretch of Pseudolysobacter antarcticus DNA encodes these proteins:
- the hrcA gene encoding heat-inducible transcriptional repressor HrcA, which yields MPNVHQLDARARQLLRVLIAQYIADGQPVGSRTLAKQSGLDVSAATIRNIMADLEDIGLVAAPHTSAGRVPTVQGYRVFVDSLLEMQPLLEPEFERLKRELPAHAGTADLVNTASSLLSAMTHFVGVVTVPKREEFPFRQIDFVALGGNRVLLILVFADNQVQNRVVTTQRTYSASELEQTANYLNSEFAGMRLSDIRMRLLREMHEASAALNRMMSASMEMAQNAFGPADAPADMVLAGQNNLIGQQGLSDVDRLRELFEAFQSKRDLLQLMENCTRAEGVRLFIGEESGYSALDGCSVVTAPYGTPGRVLGVLGVIGPTRMAYQRVIPVVQATAQLLSSALNQAYLPQ from the coding sequence ATGCCCAACGTCCACCAGCTCGATGCCCGCGCCCGCCAATTGTTGCGCGTGTTGATCGCGCAATATATTGCCGATGGCCAGCCGGTCGGATCGCGCACATTGGCCAAACAATCGGGGTTGGACGTGAGTGCGGCGACGATCCGCAACATCATGGCTGATCTCGAAGATATCGGTCTGGTCGCAGCGCCGCACACGTCCGCGGGGCGCGTGCCGACGGTGCAGGGTTATCGTGTCTTCGTCGATTCGCTGCTGGAAATGCAGCCGTTGCTGGAACCTGAATTCGAACGCCTGAAGCGCGAATTGCCGGCGCACGCCGGGACTGCCGACCTGGTCAATACAGCGTCGTCGTTGTTGTCGGCGATGACCCATTTTGTCGGTGTGGTAACCGTGCCGAAGCGCGAGGAGTTTCCGTTTCGTCAGATCGATTTTGTCGCACTCGGCGGCAATCGCGTGTTGCTGATTCTGGTGTTTGCGGATAACCAGGTGCAGAACCGTGTGGTCACGACGCAACGCACGTATTCGGCCTCGGAGCTGGAACAGACCGCAAATTATCTCAATAGTGAATTCGCCGGCATGCGCCTGTCGGATATCCGCATGCGTCTGCTGCGCGAAATGCACGAAGCCAGCGCGGCGCTGAATCGCATGATGAGCGCGAGCATGGAAATGGCGCAGAACGCGTTCGGCCCGGCCGATGCGCCGGCGGACATGGTGCTGGCCGGGCAAAATAATCTGATCGGCCAGCAAGGCCTTTCGGATGTCGACCGCCTGCGCGAATTGTTCGAGGCGTTCCAGAGCAAACGCGATCTGCTACAGCTCATGGAAAACTGCACGCGTGCCGAAGGTGTGCGCTTGTTCATCGGTGAGGAATCCGGCTACAGCGCGCTGGACGGCTGCAGCGTGGTGACGGCGCCGTACGGCACGCCGGGACGGGTGCTTGGGGTGCTCGGTGTGATCGGGCCAACGCGTATGGCTTACCAGCGCGTGATTCCGGTAGTGCAGGCCACGGCACAACTGCTGTCCAGTGCCTTGAATCAGGCTTATCTGCCACAATAA
- the grpE gene encoding nucleotide exchange factor GrpE, which yields MENTHPQHPDAAPDGGAAADAQVLADIDQLTQALSESESKLGEMRDTVLRERADLDNQRKRLARDLEQARRFANERLLSDLLPVCDNLERGLAVENADIATLREGMDLTLKALLKVAETNGLKPLNPVGEIFNPELHQAVSTVDAPNQAPNTVVAVFQKGYVLNERLLRPALVTVAKAPDA from the coding sequence ATGGAAAATACTCATCCTCAACATCCCGATGCGGCGCCTGACGGCGGTGCAGCGGCGGATGCGCAGGTGCTTGCGGATATCGATCAACTCACCCAGGCGCTCAGCGAATCCGAAAGCAAACTCGGCGAGATGCGCGACACCGTGTTGCGTGAGCGCGCCGATCTCGACAACCAGCGCAAGCGCCTGGCGCGTGATCTGGAGCAGGCGCGGCGGTTTGCCAACGAGCGGTTGTTGTCCGACCTGCTGCCGGTTTGCGACAATCTCGAGCGCGGCCTGGCAGTGGAAAATGCCGACATCGCAACCTTGCGCGAGGGCATGGATCTCACCCTCAAGGCGCTGCTGAAAGTGGCTGAGACGAATGGTCTCAAGCCGCTCAATCCGGTCGGCGAAATATTCAACCCGGAATTGCATCAGGCGGTGTCCACCGTCGACGCGCCAAATCAGGCGCCGAACACCGTCGTCGCCGTATTTCAGAAGGGTTATGTGCTGAACGAACGCCTGCTGCGCCCCGCGTTAGTTACGGTCGCAAAAGCGCCTGACGCTTGA
- the dnaK gene encoding molecular chaperone DnaK produces MGKIIGIDLGTTNSCVAIIEGGVARVIENSEGDRTTPSIVAFKDSEVLVGATAKRQAVTNSKNTLSAVKRLIGRKFAEKEVQKDIGLVPYKIVAADNGDAWVEVNGQKMAPQEISAKVLMKMKKTAEDYLGEPVTEAVITVPAYFNDAQRQATKDAGRIAGLDVKRIINEPTAAALAYGIDKKGGDRKIAVYDLGGGTFDVSIIEIAEVDGEKQFEVLATNGDTFLGGEDFDKRLIDYLVEEFKKDQGIDLKNDSLALQRLKDGAERAKIELSSAHQTEVNLPYITADSSGPKHLNIKLTRAKLESLVDELIKATMGPCRTAITDAGLKVSDVDEVILVGGQTRMPKVQEAVKEFFGKEPRKDVNPDEAVALGAAIQGGVLAGDVKDVLLLDVTPLSLGIETAGGVFTKLIEKNTTIPTKAAQTFSTYEDNQTAVTVHVLQGERERANANKSLGKFDLSGIESAPRGQPQIEVGFDIDANGILHVSAKDKKTGKEQRIEIKGSSGLSEEEIQRMVRDAEANREDDKRFHELVATRNKADALVHSTRAALKEHGGKVPGDIGAIEKALSDLEGVMKGDDQATIEAKTAALEQAAQPLAAAASSAGQGDAHEVPPGATSAKKEDVVDAEFEEVKDDKKG; encoded by the coding sequence ATGGGCAAGATTATCGGTATCGATTTGGGCACCACCAATTCCTGCGTCGCCATTATTGAAGGCGGCGTTGCGCGCGTCATCGAAAACTCGGAAGGCGATCGCACCACGCCGTCCATCGTTGCGTTCAAGGACAGCGAGGTTCTGGTTGGCGCCACCGCCAAGCGCCAAGCGGTGACCAATTCGAAGAATACGCTGTCGGCAGTAAAGCGCCTGATCGGGCGCAAGTTCGCCGAAAAAGAAGTACAGAAAGACATCGGCCTCGTGCCGTACAAGATCGTGGCCGCCGATAACGGCGATGCCTGGGTCGAAGTCAACGGCCAGAAAATGGCGCCGCAGGAAATCTCGGCCAAAGTTCTGATGAAGATGAAGAAGACCGCCGAGGATTATCTCGGCGAGCCGGTCACCGAAGCGGTGATCACGGTGCCTGCGTATTTCAACGATGCGCAGCGCCAGGCAACCAAGGATGCCGGGCGTATCGCCGGTCTCGACGTCAAGCGCATCATCAACGAGCCGACCGCGGCGGCATTGGCTTACGGCATCGACAAGAAGGGCGGTGATCGCAAGATCGCAGTCTACGATCTGGGCGGCGGCACGTTCGACGTTTCGATCATCGAGATCGCCGAAGTCGATGGCGAGAAACAGTTCGAAGTGCTCGCAACCAACGGCGATACCTTCCTCGGCGGCGAAGATTTCGACAAGCGCCTGATCGATTATCTGGTCGAAGAGTTCAAGAAGGATCAGGGCATCGATCTGAAGAACGATTCGCTGGCATTGCAACGTCTGAAAGATGGTGCCGAGCGCGCCAAGATCGAGCTATCGTCGGCGCATCAGACCGAAGTCAATCTGCCCTACATCACCGCGGATTCGAGCGGCCCGAAGCATCTCAATATCAAGCTCACGCGCGCCAAGCTCGAATCGCTGGTCGATGAACTCATCAAGGCGACGATGGGACCGTGCCGCACTGCGATCACCGATGCCGGCCTGAAGGTTTCCGATGTCGATGAAGTGATCCTGGTTGGCGGTCAGACCCGCATGCCCAAAGTGCAGGAGGCGGTCAAGGAATTCTTCGGCAAGGAGCCGCGCAAGGATGTGAATCCGGATGAGGCCGTGGCACTCGGTGCGGCGATTCAGGGCGGCGTGCTGGCTGGCGACGTCAAGGATGTGTTGCTGCTCGACGTCACGCCGTTGTCGCTCGGTATCGAAACCGCCGGTGGCGTATTCACCAAGCTCATCGAGAAGAACACCACGATCCCGACCAAGGCCGCGCAGACGTTCTCGACTTACGAAGACAACCAGACCGCGGTAACCGTGCATGTGTTGCAGGGCGAACGCGAGCGCGCGAATGCGAACAAGTCGCTCGGCAAGTTCGATCTTTCTGGGATCGAATCGGCACCGCGCGGCCAGCCGCAAATCGAGGTTGGTTTCGACATCGACGCCAACGGCATTCTGCATGTGTCGGCCAAGGACAAGAAAACCGGCAAGGAGCAGCGCATCGAGATCAAGGGCAGCTCGGGTTTGTCCGAGGAAGAAATCCAGCGCATGGTGCGCGATGCCGAAGCCAATCGCGAGGACGACAAGCGTTTCCACGAGCTCGTCGCCACGCGCAACAAGGCCGATGCCCTCGTGCATTCGACTCGCGCTGCGTTGAAAGAACACGGCGGCAAGGTGCCGGGTGACATCGGTGCGATCGAAAAGGCTTTGTCGGATCTTGAAGGCGTGATGAAGGGCGACGATCAGGCAACGATCGAGGCCAAGACAGCCGCGCTCGAACA
- the recN gene encoding DNA repair protein RecN, whose amino-acid sequence MLTSLYVKDFAIVGEADITLVAGLTVVTGETGAGKSLLVDALLLLSGGRAEAGVVRHGSERAELAAEFDLSSQPDIRAWLQGEELDEDQSCQLRRVIRADGGSRSYINGRPVTLTQLKALGERLIEIHGQHEHQALLERSSQLALLDAFGGHAQTLAQVNDLARRWREVTAQIAQLGGNEDHAERIEMLEHQVGELQRDALSASELDALNERHRQLANAGQLVQGCANVAELLDGESEFALLRALARGQNETARLALLDTRLIPVSEMIDAAQIQLVEANAELARYRDALDLDPERLSELDTQIGRLHELARKYRTPMANLKQRENELRNELDSLQGAGERLQQLGRERTLIEHEYTDAAALLSKARAQAAVTLGARVSELIAELGMGGGRLEIMLEPSAKSTPETNGRERAEFLVSANPGQPPRALRKVASGGELSRISLAIEVAALGLDEVGTMVFDEVDSGIGGAVAEVVGQKLRRLGSQRQVLCVTHLAQVAAQGHQHFCVSKVSDGQSTQTRIDALDEKSRRDEIARMLGGIDITRETLAHAKQMLTRAQAN is encoded by the coding sequence ATGCTCACTTCACTCTACGTCAAGGATTTCGCGATTGTCGGCGAAGCCGACATCACCCTCGTCGCCGGTCTCACGGTAGTGACGGGGGAAACCGGCGCGGGCAAATCGCTGCTGGTGGATGCGTTGCTGTTGTTGTCCGGCGGCCGCGCCGAAGCGGGCGTAGTGCGACATGGCAGCGAGCGCGCCGAACTCGCGGCGGAATTCGATCTCAGCAGTCAACCGGATATCCGCGCATGGCTGCAAGGCGAGGAACTCGACGAAGACCAGTCATGCCAGTTGCGCCGCGTGATCCGCGCCGATGGCGGCTCGCGCAGTTATATCAACGGCCGGCCGGTGACATTGACCCAACTCAAGGCGCTGGGCGAACGCCTGATCGAAATCCACGGCCAGCACGAACATCAAGCGCTGCTCGAACGCAGCAGCCAACTCGCGCTGCTGGATGCGTTTGGCGGGCATGCACAAACTCTGGCGCAAGTGAACGATCTCGCGCGACGCTGGCGCGAAGTCACAGCCCAGATCGCGCAACTTGGCGGCAATGAGGATCACGCCGAGCGTATTGAAATGCTCGAACATCAGGTTGGCGAATTGCAACGCGATGCGTTGTCGGCGAGCGAACTCGATGCACTCAATGAACGTCACCGCCAGCTCGCCAATGCCGGACAACTGGTGCAGGGTTGCGCCAACGTCGCAGAGCTGCTGGACGGCGAAAGCGAGTTCGCGTTGTTGCGCGCACTCGCGCGTGGCCAGAACGAAACCGCGCGATTGGCGCTGCTCGACACGCGTTTGATCCCGGTCAGTGAAATGATCGATGCGGCGCAAATCCAGTTGGTCGAAGCCAATGCCGAACTCGCGCGTTATCGCGATGCGCTTGATCTCGATCCCGAACGCCTCAGCGAACTCGATACGCAGATCGGTCGGCTGCATGAACTCGCGCGCAAATATCGCACGCCGATGGCCAATCTGAAACAACGCGAAAACGAACTGCGCAATGAGTTGGATTCGTTGCAGGGCGCCGGCGAACGTCTGCAACAACTCGGTCGCGAACGAACTTTGATCGAGCACGAATACACCGACGCTGCGGCGCTGCTGAGCAAAGCACGTGCGCAGGCTGCGGTCACACTTGGAGCACGCGTCAGCGAGTTGATCGCCGAGCTCGGCATGGGCGGCGGACGTCTCGAAATCATGCTTGAGCCGAGCGCAAAATCCACACCTGAGACGAATGGCCGCGAGCGTGCCGAATTCCTCGTCAGCGCAAATCCGGGTCAACCGCCACGCGCATTGCGCAAGGTCGCGTCTGGCGGCGAGCTGTCGCGCATCAGCCTCGCGATCGAAGTCGCCGCGCTCGGGCTGGATGAAGTCGGCACGATGGTGTTCGATGAAGTCGATTCCGGCATCGGTGGCGCGGTTGCCGAAGTCGTCGGCCAGAAACTGCGCAGACTAGGCAGCCAACGCCAGGTGTTGTGCGTGACACACCTCGCGCAAGTCGCCGCACAGGGTCATCAGCATTTTTGCGTGAGCAAAGTCAGCGATGGCCAGAGCACGCAAACGCGTATCGATGCACTCGACGAAAAAAGTCGGCGTGACGAGATCGCGCGCATGCTGGGCGGCATCGACATCACGCGCGAGACCCTGGCGCACGCGAAGCAAATGCTCACGCGTGCGCAAGCGAACTAG